One Chaetodon auriga isolate fChaAug3 chromosome 14, fChaAug3.hap1, whole genome shotgun sequence genomic window carries:
- the LOC143331828 gene encoding B2 bradykinin receptor-like: protein MTPQPTSVPANNTNCSQTATQEWIITVVPIYILIITVLGIVFNVFVLMVFWFHKKPCTVAEIYLSNLAAADLVLVSCLPFWAVNVSNDFKWPFGPFLCKFVSLGISMNTYCSIYFLVLVSIDRYVALVHTMSFGRMRRSKDAKVGCLMVWGLGLLLSVPTLIYRTKTKCNTCTAKHPNTSVYLLSEGLLTIFIFIIPISIISYCTVKIIQALNNRLKERSNRSRREHKATSLVLAVVLAFLICWLPFHLFRMVGMLEKATLLSVNSTALDTCFQIFTYVAFFNSVLNPILYVIIGDNFRKKVKELSTKWSSGVTFSMVSVHSNMSTTGVPS from the coding sequence CGTCCCTGCTAACAACACGAATTGTTCTCAAACAGCAACCCAGGAATGGATCATCACTGTGGTGCCGATATATATCCTAATCATCACTGTGCTGGGAATTGTGTTCAATGTGTTTGTCCTGATGGTTTTCTGGTTTCATAAGAAGCCCTGCACCGTGGCTGAGATCTACTTGAGCAACCTGGCTGCGGCTGACCTTGTCCTGGTGTCTTGTTTGCCATTCTGGGCGGTCAACGTATCCAATGATTTCAAATGGCCGTTTGGTCCGTTCCTGTGCAAATTCGTCAGCCTGGGCATCAGCATGAACACCTACTGTAGCATCTACTTCCTAGTTCTGGTTAGCATAGATCGCTATGTGGCACTGGTGCATACCATGTCCTTTGGCAGAATGCGTAGGTCAAAGGATGCCAAAGTGGGCTGTCTGATGGTGTGGGGTTTGGGCTTGCTCCTGAGTGTCCCCACACTCATCTACAGAAcgaaaacaaaatgtaatacTTGCACTGCTAAGCACCCAAATACCTCTGTATACCTGCTGTCTGAGGGGCTGCTAACTatattcatcttcatcatccccATTTCCATTATTTCTTACTGCACTGTAAAGATTATTCAAGCTCTAAATAACCGGCTAAAGGAGCGGTCAAACAGGAGCAGACGGGAGCACAAGGCCACCTCTCTGGTGCTGGCAGTCGTCCTGGCTTTCCTGATCTGCTGGCTGCCATTCCACCTATTTAGGATGGTGGGCATGCTCGAAAAAGCTACACTCCTGAGTGTAAACTCAACAGCCCTAGACACCTGCTTCCAGATCTTCACCTACGTGGCCTTCTTCAACAGTGTTCTCAACCCCATCCTCTACGTCATTATAGGAGACAACTTCCGCAAAAAAGTCAAGGAACTCTCGACGAAGTGGAGCAGTGGAGTGACTTTCAGCATGGTCTCTGTACACTCAAACATGTCCACCACAGGTGTCCCAAGCTGA